In Desulfobacter hydrogenophilus, the genomic stretch GGCATTTGCAAATTTTTTTGTACCTTCAAAAAAGGTATTATTTTTTAGTTTTTCGGACGGCTTCACACGAAAATAAAATCCTGAGGCACCCTGGGGATCAAGGTCGCACAAAAGAGTCCGGTTGCCGCTTAGCGCACTGGCATATGCCAAATTAACCGAAGCTGCGGTTTTTCCCACACCGCCTTTGTTGGAATAACAAGCTATAAGTTTCACGAAATAATATCTCCTTATGAATCAGCCTGGGTGTTGGTTTTTTTAAAGCCTGTGTTCTTCAATTCAAACAGGGCGTTAAACGCATCCTGTGTATCGGGGCTGTAAAATTGGGACAGGTTATCAATAATCATCCTGCGTTCTGCCAGCTGTTTGCGATAAAGCATGGCTGTCAACGCCCCGATGCTTTCGGCCAGAGCTTTGGCATTGGGGCCGGTGCCCGGGTAACGCTCCAGGCACTGGGCCAGGGTGGCCTGCTGGACAGACTGGTCATTGAAACTTCCCAGATGCTCCTGCAACCCTTTAAGGGTTTTAAGCAGGCGTTTTACTTGTTTGACGTCAAATAAAGGCTGGGCAGATTCCATCAGGTACCGCAATTTTTTGCACTGGATACGTAGTTCATGAATGGTATCATCCGGGGTCTTATCCGTTATACTCTCGGCAAGTTTGCACACCTTTTTATATCGTTTCAAAACCAGATCTGCGGCAAAAACCTTGGACGGAGCATCGGCCTTGGGGCCTTTGGGCAGGCCTTTGGGATTTTCAAATAATTTCTGAATGAATTTTATCTGTTTTTTGTAAGCCTTGGATTTAAGCATGGCTTCAACCTTTCCAAAGGCCTCATCCCGATCCTGTTGCAACAAATCAAAAAGGACCCCAAGGCCAGGATGGGCCTGGGGGGGAACCAAGGCAAAATAATCGTCCTTGGATAATAGGTAAACATCCCGGTCCCGCATCAGGTTGGTATCCTGCATAATATCCCTGAAATCCTGCTTCAACTGATTAAGGGTTTCAGAGGCCACCACGCCTTTAAACAGGGTAAGCACGGATCGCACTTTGCGCAGACTGACCCGCCACTGATGGAGAAACTCGGTGTCCAGATCATCAATAAGCCCGGGTTCGTTGTGGCGTGTGACCTGTAAAAATGTCTGGACAATGCGACAAAGGCTTGTCCTGGCAGGGGCCTTTTCAGACAAACGAATAACCGGCTTGGATGTATAATCCGAAATTTTCAGTTTAAGTACATCTGCAGGAAGGCCCGGGGGCTCCATTTTTTTCAAAATGTCACAAATCAGCGCATGGCTGCCCATATAACCTCGCATGGGAAGGGTCCGCAGCCAGGACCAGGTATTTTCCCCGCGGCTCAAAAAAACCGATGCAACGCGGCAGCAGGTTTTTTGTTCGTCATCCAGAAGGGATAATGTATCCCGGATGATGCTCACCTGACCTGCCGGTGTAAACGCCCGCAAAGGCGATTGATCCAAAAGCAGATCCCTGACAGGGCCCTGGGGAAGCTCCCGGGGAAATTGCCATTCGAATACCGGCGCAGTCTGTGTCATTAAATCACCAGACCAGCCGATCCTGACCAGATCGGATTGAGTCTGAATTAAAAGGGCATCCGACTTGTAAACCGCAGCATCAAAGGTATCCAGAACAGTCCCCTCTTCGGGCTCACATGCATTGCCCATAAGGGTCATATTTGAACTCTTGAGTGCGGCATTTATCTTTTTGACATTAATGCCGGCCGACAGCGTAAATGTTTGCGAAGGAGGCAAATTCATTTTTCTGATTTTCCCTTGTTCTTTTTAATATATTCATGGATCAGATTTTCAATAATGGCCTGAACGCTGGTCTCTTTTTCAATGGCCAGGATTTTAAGCGCCTTGAGCACTTTTTTCTCCAACCTTAGGGAAGTATTCACCTTTTTAATTTTTACCATATTAGATCCTTGTTAATCTTTGTTTCATGCCTTGATATAATGACGTCATTAAATTATGATGTCAACTATTATGGATTTAATGACAAAATACGCAGCCATCGACATTGGTTCAAATGCCGTTCGCCTGCTTTTAGCCATGGTGTCGGAAGAAAAGTTTGAACTTCGAGTAAAAAAAATTTCCTGGATGCGCATGCCCATCCGACTGGGTGAAGATGCCTTTTTACAGGGCACGATCTCGGATGAACGGGCCTCCAAACTGACAAAAACCATGGCTGGCTTTGCAAAACTTATTGATGCGTACCAGCCTGTGGCGATCAAAGCGTGTGCCACTTCGGCCATGAGGACTGCCCAGAACGGCCGGCAGGTATGCCACAGAATCAGGGAACAGACTGGTATCGACATTGAAATCATCAACGGTGGGCAGGAAGCCCGGTATCTTTTCCAAAACCGCCACAAAATAATGACGTCATCGGAAAAATCAGCTTTGTTTGTGGATGTGGGTGGCGGGAGCACTGAAATTACGTTGTTTTGTAACGGCAGGGTCCAGGCCAGTCGTTCCTTTAACCTAGGCACCATCCGCCCGCTCAACAACCGGGCCCGGCAGCAGGACTGGGATTGTATGAAATCTTGGTTGAAAAAAAATACCCAGGGACATGAGCCTGTGGAGGCCATTGGCAGCGGTGGAAACATTAACAAGCTGTTTAAGCTGGCCAAGGGCCGTCCCGGGACATGGGTGAGCCGGAAAAAAATAAAAAAAATCCGGAATGAACTAGCTGATTATGCGTTGGAAGAACGGATGCGCCGCTTTAATTTAAAACCTGACCGGGCAGACGTTATTATCCCGGGAGCACGAATCTATATTAAAGCCATGGCCTGGGGCCGGTGTGAAAAAATCCATGTCCCCATGCAGGGACTTGCCGACGGCATAATACGGGTCCTACACGCCCAGAGGATGCAGGCGCAGTCCGAGGATATCCCGAAGAGAACGGACCGTTCCGATGATACTATGCCCCTTGCTGAGCATGACACATTCGACTTTTAGGACCGCAGATTAAATAAGTTGGACAGAAACAACTCCGATTCTTCTATAGTCCTGCCGTTGGCAACACAACAAATGATATCTTAATTATATTTCAATAGGTTATTATTCATAACATGGGTTTAAGCATTTAGACGATACAAAAATTGACTTCAACCATTTAAAAAAGGAGAATTGAACGTATGAAAACCCATAACCTGAGGTTCCCGCATCGGCGACAACAGGGAACTCAAACACGCACTGGAATCTTACTGGCGGGGCGCAGGAAACAAACGGATCACCACAGGATCGGTATTTCCGTACAGCCCGGGGGCAGTCCACAGACGATGGAAAAGACAACCAGATTTCAGCCGGAGAAATGACCAAGTGGTTTGACACCAATTACCACTACATTGTCCCGGAATTTGATCCATCCACCGGTTTTTGCCTGGATGCACAATCTCTGCTGGACCAGTTACAGGAGGCTCAAAAGGTAGGCGTAAGGCCCAAACAGGTTATTATAGGCCCCGTAACCTATCTTTTTTGGGGCAAGGCAGAAAATGTTGACAAAATAAACCTGCTGAATAAAATGGTTTTGTCTCTGATGCCTTTCAGCGTTTCTGCATCGGGTGTGTCTAATATTTTTCTGACTTCATGGGGTGTCATCACTTTGGCTTCCACCCGGTCGGAATTGACCGGCATGCGACGAACGCCCTGGGCCACATTGATTTTGACGATCTGTTTATCTATCAAATGATTGAACAGCGAAGATATCGCGCTTAACCGATTGTTAATCGTCCTGGGACTGTGACCCAAATTTTGAAGATATTTTTTAAAGGCAATCACATGACCATGTTCAACATCCCGCAATTGCTCCGGGGCGCTTACGCCAATAAAAGACAAAAAGGAATGAATGGCTTTGTCGTATGTCTCAATGGAATTGTCAGAATTAAAATTGGCTTTCCATAAAAGTTCTTCCGGAATTTCTTTGATCGCCTTGAGGAGAGAAATTTTATTTTTCGGACTGGGTATCAGATCGTGATTCATTTTTTCACCCTAACGGTTTATGGTTTTTTATACCTGATATATAGGGCTGAAATAAATCATGAAAATAGTTAGACATAATGCCTTTTATGTCTAACTATGATCCATCAAGAACCCGGCCAACTTTTTTTTATGAAATATTATTATATAGGGACGATTTTGAAATGGGAGAGGTGTGAGAACCTATCCCTAAAGTATTGAGTGAAAAGGCAGTCATGTTTTTATGAGGCACATATGGCGAAAGCGGCATAAAATAAAAATATGGCGTTTTAAACATAATTTGATATTATGCCGTTATAGACATATTTTATTTGGAGGAAGGGATGCAGCAGATAATGGTCTCCCCCAGGGATCTTGGGGTAACGCTTAAAGAATTGAGGAAACAAAAGGGGATGACCCAGACAGCCTTGGGTAAACGGGTGGGGCTTGACCAGAAACGGGTCTCCCTGATGGAGAGCGGCAATCCCAATATCCGAGTGGCCAGCCTGTTCAGACTGCTTTCCGCTCTGGACGTGGGCATGGCCCTTGAGCCCAAGGCCATTGACGGTACGACTCCAGTCCAAGGGAACCAGGAAGAGAATAAGGATGAATGGTGATGGGAAAGGCAAAAAATCTCAGCGTCCTGATGAACGGTGCGCCTGTGGGGTGGCTGGCCCGCAGTGCCAAAGGGATTGTCTCTTTTGGTTACGACGAGAATTGGCTTTCAGACCGCAACAGAAGACCCTTGTCCCTGTCCCTGTCCCTGCCTCTTACAGCCCAGGTTTATTCTGGTGATCGGGTTGAAAATTATTTTGATAACCTGCTGCCGGATAACATGACATTGCGTAACAGGCTGCAGGCCAAGGTCGGGGCTTCGTCCACCCGGGCCTTTGACCTGCTTTTCCACATCGGCAGGGATTGTGTAGGGGCCGTGCAGCTTGTGCCCGAAGGGGAAACGCCAAATGTCAAAATGGTAACCGCAGATCGGGTAGATGAAGCGCAGATAGAGACAATTCTCAAGTCCTATGCCGCCATGCCCCTGGGGGTGGACATTGATGCCGATTTCAGGCTTTCCGTTGCCGGGGCCCAGGAAAAAACCGCATTCCTCAGGATGCAGAACGGCTGGTACCGCCCTTCCGGGGCCACGCCTACCAGCCATATTTTCAAGCTGCCCATGGGGCGACTGGGTCAAACCGGCTTAGATTTGTCAGGCAGTGTGGAAAACGAATGGCTCTGCCAGAAGCTTTTGGGGGCCTTTGGCATGTCTGCGGCTGACACCCGGATGGCAAACTTCGGTAGCCAGAAGGTGCTGGTGGTGAAGCGGTTTGACCGGCGCTGGTCCTCTGGCAGCACCTGGCTGATCCGGCTGCCCCAGGAAGATATCTGCCAAGCCACGGGAACCCCTTCGGCCCTGAAATATGAGGCGGACGGGGGACCAGACATGACCGCGGTTATGGATCTGCTTCTGGGCTCCGACAAGGCTCATGAGGACCGAACCACCTTTATGACATCTCAATTGCTTTTTTGGATGTTGGGGGCCATTGATGGGCACGCCAAAAATTTCAGCATCTTTCTTCGGCCCGGCAGCCGGTTTCACCTGACCCCCCTTTACGATGTCATCTCAATCTATCCTTTGGCCAGGGCTGGCCAGATTTCCATGCACAAGGTGAAGATGGCTATGGCCGTGTCAGGGAAAAACCGCCATTACAGATGGAACAGCATAACCAGAAGACATTGGTTGGATACGGCAAAAAAATGCAGGTACCCGGAAGATGAGATGAAGCAGATTATTGAAAAATGCTGTGATATGGCACAAGGATGCATAGATCAGGTCAGTGACGCCATGCCCCCGGGGTTTTCTGAGCAGATTTCAGCAGCAATTTTTTCTGGAATACACCAGGCAAGGGAACGGTTGATTAACAATAAAAAGGGTTCGCGACTTCCCGGTAATGAATGTAACCATCGATTGTAAAGATGGAAAAGTTGCTAAATCCGTATTAGAAATTCAATTTGACGCTCGTATGGTGGGAAAAATCAAAGAAATGTTGGGTGCAATTAAACATTTAGAGGGAAATCCACAAGCGATACAGAGAGGGGGCAGGAGGATCAACTCAGTGCTCTTGGCCTCGTGCTTAATGCTTCAGTGCTTTGGCAGACATTATATATGGATCAGGTAGTGGAAGCGTTACGGAGTCAAGGAAGGAAGATTAATCCCGAGGATTTAGCTCGGACTTCACCATTGGTGCACTCGAATTTAAACGTGCTTGGCAGCTATTCATTTGATTTATCTCCAGAGGTGGAAAATGGCGAAATTCGGCCACTGAGAAAGATTTAGGTCTTGCAAAAAAATCTGAGTTTTATTGCTTAACCCGGTTTTCTGTTCCATTACTGCCCAAACCCCGTATGGTTCAGACAATCCCCAAACCACACAATTCCATTATGATGCCCTGGGCCGCCCGGTTCAGGCAATCCGTCCGTTAGGGGATTATACCGAAACCGAGTATGACGCCGTGGGCAACCGGCGTTTTGCCCGAAGATACGATCGCAACGGCACACTGCTGGAAGAAAGCGAATATGAATATGATGCCCGCGGTCTATTAACCCGAACCACAGATCATATGGGATCTGTCACGCAAATCACATATGATGACGCCGGCAGAAAAATTGAACAGACAAATCCTGAAGGCCAGTCGGTTCAGTATGATTATGATGAAGTGGGCAATGTTGTCCAGACCATTGATGCCATGGGAGGTCTCTACCGATTTTATTATGATTTGAACAACCGGAAAGTACGTTCCGTCAATCCTCTGGGAGAGACCACAGCCTTTGTTTACGATCCCAACGGAAACCAGACGACTGTCATCTTGCCTGATCAAAGCACGGCCCATTATTTCTACGATGCCGTAAACCGGAAAATCGGGGAAGAAGACAGGCTGGGTTTCCTTCAACTTTTTGAATATGATGCATCCGGCAATATGACCACCCATACGGATGCCAAAGGCTACGCGTCCACATATGAATACGACGCAGCCAACCGGCCGGTCAAAATCATTGATGCCGCCGGCCATGAAATCACCGTCACCTATGACGAAGCCGGCCGAAAACTCCAGCTTACCGACGCCCGGGGTGCTGTCACAGACTTTCTATATGATGTCCAAGGGAACCTGATCCGCAAAGCATGACCCAAATTTCCTATCCGTCAGGCAGAACCGTTGATAAATACTATGACGAAACCAACTTCCTTGCCACGGTAGACTACCTGGGTAACCAGGCCGCTGCATTCACACCGGATGAAAACGGCCGGATCATTTTTGCCGGTTATGGCAATGATACCGATCTGACCCTGACCTACGACACCATAGGCAGGGAAGAGAGCAGAACGTTTGCCACACCGGGCTCTGATCCGCTTTTCACTGTGTCGGACATGACATATGACGGCCGGGGCAGTCTTACTGCGCAGACCGAGACTTTTGATGCGGTAACAGCAGTTGACGCATTCACCTATGATAACCAGGACCGCCTGACCGCCCGCACCCGGAACC encodes the following:
- a CDS encoding CHAD domain-containing protein translates to MNLPPSQTFTLSAGINVKKINAALKSSNMTLMGNACEPEEGTVLDTFDAAVYKSDALLIQTQSDLVRIGWSGDLMTQTAPVFEWQFPRELPQGPVRDLLLDQSPLRAFTPAGQVSIIRDTLSLLDDEQKTCCRVASVFLSRGENTWSWLRTLPMRGYMGSHALICDILKKMEPPGLPADVLKLKISDYTSKPVIRLSEKAPARTSLCRIVQTFLQVTRHNEPGLIDDLDTEFLHQWRVSLRKVRSVLTLFKGVVASETLNQLKQDFRDIMQDTNLMRDRDVYLLSKDDYFALVPPQAHPGLGVLFDLLQQDRDEAFGKVEAMLKSKAYKKQIKFIQKLFENPKGLPKGPKADAPSKVFAADLVLKRYKKVCKLAESITDKTPDDTIHELRIQCKKLRYLMESAQPLFDVKQVKRLLKTLKGLQEHLGSFNDQSVQQATLAQCLERYPGTGPNAKALAESIGALTAMLYRKQLAERRMIIDNLSQFYSPDTQDAFNALFELKNTGFKKTNTQADS
- a CDS encoding ribbon-helix-helix domain-containing protein produces the protein MVKIKKVNTSLRLEKKVLKALKILAIEKETSVQAIIENLIHEYIKKNKGKSEK
- a CDS encoding exopolyphosphatase; its protein translation is MTKYAAIDIGSNAVRLLLAMVSEEKFELRVKKISWMRMPIRLGEDAFLQGTISDERASKLTKTMAGFAKLIDAYQPVAIKACATSAMRTAQNGRQVCHRIREQTGIDIEIINGGQEARYLFQNRHKIMTSSEKSALFVDVGGGSTEITLFCNGRVQASRSFNLGTIRPLNNRARQQDWDCMKSWLKKNTQGHEPVEAIGSGGNINKLFKLAKGRPGTWVSRKKIKKIRNELADYALEERMRRFNLKPDRADVIIPGARIYIKAMAWGRCEKIHVPMQGLADGIIRVLHAQRMQAQSEDIPKRTDRSDDTMPLAEHDTFDF
- a CDS encoding tyrosine-type recombinase/integrase, with product MNHDLIPSPKNKISLLKAIKEIPEELLWKANFNSDNSIETYDKAIHSFLSFIGVSAPEQLRDVEHGHVIAFKKYLQNLGHSPRTINNRLSAISSLFNHLIDKQIVKINVAQGVRRMPVNSDRVEAKVMTPHEVRKILDTPDAETLKGIRDKTILFSRFILSTFSALPQKR
- a CDS encoding helix-turn-helix domain-containing protein encodes the protein MQQIMVSPRDLGVTLKELRKQKGMTQTALGKRVGLDQKRVSLMESGNPNIRVASLFRLLSALDVGMALEPKAIDGTTPVQGNQEENKDEW
- a CDS encoding type II toxin-antitoxin system HipA family toxin, whose translation is MGKAKNLSVLMNGAPVGWLARSAKGIVSFGYDENWLSDRNRRPLSLSLSLPLTAQVYSGDRVENYFDNLLPDNMTLRNRLQAKVGASSTRAFDLLFHIGRDCVGAVQLVPEGETPNVKMVTADRVDEAQIETILKSYAAMPLGVDIDADFRLSVAGAQEKTAFLRMQNGWYRPSGATPTSHIFKLPMGRLGQTGLDLSGSVENEWLCQKLLGAFGMSAADTRMANFGSQKVLVVKRFDRRWSSGSTWLIRLPQEDICQATGTPSALKYEADGGPDMTAVMDLLLGSDKAHEDRTTFMTSQLLFWMLGAIDGHAKNFSIFLRPGSRFHLTPLYDVISIYPLARAGQISMHKVKMAMAVSGKNRHYRWNSITRRHWLDTAKKCRYPEDEMKQIIEKCCDMAQGCIDQVSDAMPPGFSEQISAAIFSGIHQARERLINNKKGSRLPGNECNHRL
- a CDS encoding RHS repeat protein, yielding MLNPVFCSITAQTPYGSDNPQTTQFHYDALGRPVQAIRPLGDYTETEYDAVGNRRFARRYDRNGTLLEESEYEYDARGLLTRTTDHMGSVTQITYDDAGRKIEQTNPEGQSVQYDYDEVGNVVQTIDAMGGLYRFYYDLNNRKVRSVNPLGETTAFVYDPNGNQTTVILPDQSTAHYFYDAVNRKIGEEDRLGFLQLFEYDASGNMTTHTDAKGYASTYEYDAANRPVKIIDAAGHEITVTYDEAGRKLQLTDARGAVTDFLYDVQGNLIRKA